The following DNA comes from Chitinophaga nivalis.
GAAGTACCCATCGGTGCAGTCGTAGTCATGAACAACCGTGTCATTGGCCGGGGCTATAACCATGTAGAGAAACTGAATGACTGTACCGCACATGCGGAAATGATTGCCTTAACAGCAGCATTCAATACTTTGGGCAGTAAATATTTAATGGAAGCAACGTTGTATGTAACCGTAGAGCCTTGCCTGATGTGTGCCGGCGCCCTTTACTGGAGTAAGATCGGAAAGATTGTATATGCTGCGGCGGATGACAAGAACAGTTATCGCCGTGCTACCGGCGACCGCTCCCCGTTTCATCCTAAAACAAAACTGGAAGCGGGGCCCTGCAGCGAAGAAAGTTTACAGCTGATGAAAACTTTCTTTGAACAAAGAAGATAGGTACTATTGTTTTTTACCAGGTTCCATCAACTTATTCAGTCCCATCATCTGGTGCATGGTATGTTCCATTCCTTCTGATGAGCCATCCAGGAAGATGACGTTACCTTTTGAATTTTCTGCAAAGTGTTTAATGGCTTCTGTCCACATGGAGAACAGGATCACGGAAGTATCCAGGTTGGCCTGTTGCATTTCTTTGGCAGCCATGGTCATACCCTTGGCCACTTCTTCGCGGAAGAGGGCCACACCCATACCACGTAATTGCGCGGCCTGACGTTCTGCCTCTGCTGCAATTTTGATGGCATTACCATCTGCTTCCG
Coding sequences within:
- a CDS encoding nucleoside deaminase; this encodes MMDDTYFMRQALQEARKAFDDGEVPIGAVVVMNNRVIGRGYNHVEKLNDCTAHAEMIALTAAFNTLGSKYLMEATLYVTVEPCLMCAGALYWSKIGKIVYAAADDKNSYRRATGDRSPFHPKTKLEAGPCSEESLQLMKTFFEQRR